The genomic window tgtcaattTAGTTCTGAACTGCTAAAGGTTTATGTaggattttatttcttgttttgcaCGTTTAATTGATTTTGTTGATGAATATTAAATTTGTAGTAGAAGCAACTCAGTGTTGGGACTCAAGGGATTAATTTAGAATTAGATCAAGTTTCAAATTTGGATTTTTAATTCTgggtaaatatttttttcatttaatttttattttttcccaacaacacatcaacaaaaatttttaagattaattttttaattttaatttctaaattctttaCCTGCTTCCCTGCCTTCTCTTTTCCTAGATAAAATCAACGGCTCATAAATACTTagttcagagtgattaaaatggcttttaatAGCACATCTTAACAAAAAGACCACCTTTCTCTCAAGGAAAGAGGGATGCCAAATCACAGCAAGGCTGgctcttatatgcagtttgaaagtcTTGCTCCTCCCCCTTCATGCCAATTATTGACcaggtcacaatctaattgatacaatcaaattccacaattctttctctagatacagatggtattctccatcccagttATCTCCAAATTGTGCCtcattgttgctctgatggaatcagaaagtccattaagactgatcatcaattCCATGGTGCTGTTGTggtgtatagtgttcttctggttctgctcatcttgctcagcatcagttcatgcaaattcctccaggcttctctgaattcccatccttcctagtttctaacagaatagtgttccataatgtatatataccacaatttgtttagccattccccaactgatggatattcactaaatttctaattctttgccaccacaaacagagctgctatgaatatttttgtacaagtgatgtttttaccattttcttgTTCTCTTCGGGGtacagaccaagtagtggtattgctggatcaaaaggtatgcacatttttattgccctttgggtataattccaaattgctttacagaaaggtgggatgagttcacagctctaccaacaatgcattaatgtcccagatttcccacatcccttccaacattgatcaatgtcctttctggtcatattgtccagtctgagaggtgtgaggtggtacctcagagatgctttaatttgcatttctctaataagtaatgatttagaacaatttttatatgactatagatcgctttgatttcctcatctgtatattgcctctgcaaatcctttgaccatttgtcagttggggaatgtcttgtttgtttttttttttttataaatttgactcagctctctatatattttagaaatgagtcttttatcagaaatactagttgtggggtggctaggtggcgcagtggataaagcaccggccctggagtcaggagtacctgggttcaaatccaatctcagacacttaataattaactagctgtgtggccttgggcaagctacttaaccccattgcctagcaaaaaacctaaaaaaaaaatactagttgtaaaaattgtttcccaattcactgcatctcttttgatcttagttacagtgattttgtctgtacaaaaactttttaatttaatgtaatcgaaattatctagttttttttaatgatgttctccatctcttccttggtcataaactgcttcccttttcatagatctgacaggtaaactattccttgaactcctagtttgcttaaaatattgtttatgtctaattcctgtatccattttgaacttatcttggtatagggtgtgaggtgttggtctaatccaagtttctgccatactagcttccaattttcccaacagtttttatcgaagggagagtttttatcccaaaagctgaacttgttgggtttatcaaacagcaaattactataatcatttcttgctatttcttttgcacctagtctattccactgacctaccactatatttcttagccagtactaaacagttttgatgactgatgctttataatataattttagatctggtaggactaagccaccttcttttgtactttttttcattaaatccctggaattttttgactttttatttctccatatgaatttacttacaattttttctaactcattcaagtaattttttggaattttgattggtagggcactaaataaatagtttaatttaggtagaattgtcatttttattatatttcatttatgcttggcctatccatgagcagttaatatttgcccagttatttaaatctgattttatttgtgtgagaagtgttttgtaattcttttcataaagtttctgtgTCTGCATTGACAGGTTGataattacaaattttaaagttAGAGCACTGGACTCTTAAGATTCTTTTAAGATCTAGTCCTGACTTGGACTGTAAGCTCACATTAAAAATAGCATACTCTTCCAAAATGAGATTTCCTAGCcattataagaaaaatgacaaccaAAATATCCAagaataaagatataatatttcatttaatttgattttcaaaaaacagaaatttctttattgacttgattttttaaaaaatagttcccTTTACAAAGCCCTCTTGAGATAAATATCAAACAATATAATCATGTAAGAAAATAGACTCTCCTTAATATTAAGCAGCATACACCTACTTCCAAAGCACTCAGGCAACCCAGCCAACTTCCCTTAACTTGCTATTGCTCCAGCCACTGGGAACAAAGAAATTCCTGCACAGGACTCATGGTGAAGCTGAATCTTCCTTGTCTTAACTATCAATTGAGCTTACCTAAACTATAGTTTTTACAACTTTCTTGATTCCCAGGGGGCCCAACCCTATTCTGTGCAAAGCTCCTGGATGGTAGAAAAATACTAAAACTAGTGAACTAAAATACATTAAAGAATAATCTAATCAGACTCATGAACAGTTATGAGCCATAGTTAGGTTCTCTTGTTTCCTTAGTAACTTGAGTCTTAATGACTTGGATATGAATAATCCTAATAAATGCAGTGGGCTCTGGCTCAAATTAAAAACTGTTTGCCCTTCTAAGGAAAATAGGAAGAACACTTGAGTTGGATGGAGTCTGGAGATCACATATTGGTTCTGTTCTTTATCAGCTGGATAAACTTATATAACttgtatataaattttatatttgtcatataatgcatatacacatgtatataggtacacataaatatacacatacatatatataattatatttatataaagtttaCATCCAAGTTATATGTTTATTCAAAATATCTATATGTGTGATGTATGCTGGATAAGCTTTAAAAATGACTTGGGCAAAATACTGAACTGATTTCTCTGAACCTTACTTGTAAACAAGAGTAATAACATATCTCCGAGGATTTGTTGTGAGATCAAATAAAACTATATCCATTACACATTTTATAATCTCTAGGATTTAAAGATAGAAGAGCCTTAGAGTTTATCTAAGTCCAACctactcactttacagataaggaaaataagttctagagagagaggtcaaatgatttgcccaaggtcatgcagagagagagagaaagattcaggattcaaacccaggtccaacagttccaaatccagggctctttttATTCTATGATGCTATGTGCTATTATTTACTTAAGCATTTGTGATTTGGTACTTAGGGTATTACTATTTGGAATAACTGTTTAAATATAAGACACTTTATCTCGCATGAAACAATATAGTTTCTGTCTACTAAGAATATGCTGAAGTCAGTGTTAGATATGTGTACAAATAATAGCTGATGGAATTTGAGCGATGGAAAAGACATGAGCAGAATAAATCAAGGCCCCTAGgatcctgctctcaaagagtcTTTCTCCTACAACTGAATTCCATTAATCCCTTTTTGGGAATGTGTTGTGTGTCATTGACTCAATTACTAATGACCTCCATATTTGGTAGATTATCAAGTTAGCTTTTTCCCCCACTTTCTAATGCCAAAATTTGGACATAATTTGGACATTATTAGCAACAAGGGAATGAGAGGGTGCGCTGTCAAGTTCAATCCAACCTAGGCTTTTGTTAACAAATTGAGAAAGATGTTATATTGTTGAAAAAGTCAAAGATGCTAAATAGAATGTGATTTTAAGATTATATGGGTACTCCCCAATATTCCCAAAATTTCCATCTTCTTAGTTAACTGAGAGCTGGGcaacattttttcatgtttttccagaAGATTAAGAACAGGAGTATATAATATAACAGAGCATCTTTCCCTATTCTGCCATCCTCTCCTttcagagtgagagagaaaataaccCCCATTCTTCCCCTTAACCACAACATTTTTATAATtaagttttaaaaggaaaagaggagactCCTCCAAGACACACTACTCCTCCCACCCAATTATTTCATGGCATATCCAAGAATATGAGGCCGAACTATCTTCCAGGAAAGGGGTGCCTGCAGGTGTTGGAGCTTTAGTTTGGAAAAGTTGGCCTTCTCGAGGGGTTTCCAGCTCTCTTTGGTCAAGTCACAACCATCAAACATTAGAAACCATGATGGCCGGAGAACTTGTTGCCAGAAGAAATTCCAGGTGGACGGTTCAGCTGCCACATGTTCCAAGAAATAAAAAGCACCTCCCtaagaaatgagatattttagatattttagacCAGGGAAAGTCATATAGTTAACTCATCTTGTCCAGCTTTCTATCATCCGTAAATTTTGACTAATTATTTATGGATGAGGTGAATAGGTGACTTGGATAAATTATACCCATGAGAAGCTTTTAGTCAATTCTTTCAACATCCTCTCTGTCCCTGCTGCCTTCCCCAAGGATTTACCCTGAAGCTGGCAGCAGGAATGGAAATCCACTGAGCAGGAAGGCTGCAAACAACCATGTGTTGTTTGGGTCCTTCTAAGGGGACTCGTAAAAATCTGAAGAAGATTGGGTATAAATACATTGTGGattttttatatttgaggaagaTGAATATGACTCTCCCTGCTTCATCTTATAGGACATGTAGATTGCACTTTTGGGAGAAAGGTGAAATTTCTGGGTCCCCTCCTAAGATGGGGGTTACACAGAATAAGAGTGGATATCTGGCTTGATAAAGTAGTCCTTAGGttaacattttttgttattgtgaTCCTTTGTCTTTTTGATGCATCCTATGGTCTCAGAGTAATGTTTTTAGATGCACAGAATTGTAAAGGAaatcaaatataattaaatattgcttttcaaaatttcaaaattaaaaattcatagaCTGATCACTGACTCCCTACTATTCTATTCTATGATAAAGAAACAAGACCTGCTTCTGGGTCTGCAGTTAAGCATCAGCTGGAGTCTTAGACTCAGATGCTCCCTAGAATCCTTGCTGTAAAGTAGACACAGGCAATAAGAATTTACTCAATGTAAATTTTCAGGGAACTCAGAATTTTTATCCAAGATGTAAATACTATAAATCACACCTAGGACAAGTGCCTCGAGGCAGCTTGGTAGGGGATGAGAACAGAGAAAGTTGTAAAAAGGGAGGAGCCCATCTTAAACAATCACCAGGTTTTAATCATTAATTCTTACTAAGTCATTGTTAAGCTCTATTGTTTCCATCTTTCAGGAAGACTATTAGTGCAGTCAGCATATTCTCAACTAAGCTTAGTTATAGCTATagataatagtttttttgttttgttttgttttgctttttcctcgCTAGACCCTTCTCAGACATGCCCTGTGAAACTATGTACTATTATTCTTCAGAAATATCTTCTACTGTGAAACTATGTACTAAGATTCTCCTGAAATATCTTCTACTGTGAAATTATGTATTAATATTCTCCTAAAATATCTTCCATTTATAATGATTTATAAGAGATTGTAACTCTATTTCTAGATAGTTGaggcaaaaataattttgatgtctCACTTTCCTAATCTGAATTATGTATCCTAATTTTTTCTTAGCTTGGGAAGATGCCGTCTGAATACTCTATTTCAgtaaattgaaaattttctttcttttttggtgcTAATATTGAAGTGAAGTTCTGGGGACatcataaaatattagataatagtgataatggaaATATTCTAATCATTTCCAAACATTTTCTTAAGGCAGAAGATAAAACTGAAATCTTAAGGAGACTTTTCAGGGCACATTTTATATGCAGATTTCCATCaattaggagattttttttttgcaaagcaatggaattaagtgacttgcccaaggtcacacagctgtctgaggctgaatttgaattcagatcctcctgactccagggcttgtgctttatccactgtgccacttagctaccccaacaggggattttttttttaggtttttgtaaggcaaatagggttaattggcttgcccaaggccacacagctaggtaattattttatctgagactagatttgaactcaggtattcctgactccagggccaggtgctctatctactgtgctacctagccaccccaccaatAGGAGATTTTTGATAAAAATAGTTGTACTAGAATCATTTTATGGCATTTCAGAGCTACTATATCTGTATTATAATGTGGTGATTTCATTAGGAAATAAAAAGGGTTTCAGTTCTCAGAGCAAGACCACCCAGGCACAGTTATTCAGATAATTCAAGCCAAACACTTCTCTCATATTATCAAGGAAGTAGAAGGTGGGCATGGGAGTCTTTGCCACCAgctttcaatataattttaggtaAAGCCTAACAATCTCTTCTAgttctggaaaaaaattgagaaggcTTTATGTTTTCCTACAAGGAGCTGGTGCCATCTAAAGAACATGAGGAGTTAGGAGTCACCCCTAATGCTTTTCTTAACTGCGAGTGGTGGAAGAAAGGGGCCTTACTAGAACCCAATGTACTAATTCTTATTCTGAATCTATAGAAATGTACTAGGCTGCTTATGAGCAGGTTCTATTGACAAGGGCCCATCTTGTATCGTCTTAACAACTCACCGGCCTAAGCACTCTGTGTACCTCCTGGATGACTTTCTCTTGATTTTGGACAGAGCACAGGACCAGGGTGCAGACCACCACATCCATGGAATTGTCTGCTATCTGATGCATGTCTTCCCCTGAAGCCACTACGAAGCGTTCAAACTGGAGGTGTCGGCTTTCAGCAATGCTTTCAATCAGGAACTGCTCAAAGTTGGGATTGGGATCAATACAAGTGATCCTGCAACCTGGAGGGTAGAATTTAAAGTTGGCTCCAGTGCCACAGCCAACCTCCATCAAGGCCAACTTCCCCGAGGAACCTGCAAACTCATGCAGGTTGCCAAAGAGCTCCTGCTTCTTGGCAGCCATCTCTTTGTTGTAGCTTTTGGAGAACTGCACCATGAAGTGAGGAAAGAGTTTTTTGCAAATCCAGTCCCACAGGCCCAGGAAGTGGaggagaaagatgggaaacacGGCAGTGGAGATGGCCAGTCGGAGGATGGAGACAGCAAACGCCATGAGTCCAGAAATGAAAAATCCAGACTGGGTTATGCCTTCCTATGGTTCAGGATCCAGCTCTCTGGCTGTTTGCGATCAGATTCAATCGACTGCCCAGGAAAAAAAGACAGGCTGTGTCAGACTAACTTGGCTCAAATCAAGTCAGCTATGGGCAGCTGTCCCAGATTTCTACCCAGTGAGCAGGCTCAAAAGCTGTTAGACATccctgtcctcctcctcctccttctccttctcctcctcctcctcttccctccaacccggtcccttcccccactccataACCTTTCACCTAAAAGAGAAAGCTTATCCTATTCTCATTTCCATCTTATTTCCCCTTTAGTGCTTGTGACTTGTGGCTAGTTCTGTGAGGTGTTTTTGGTTtcggtttgtttttgttttgttttgttttctcactGGATACTTCTCAGACATGTCCTGTGCCTGCTTTCTACTGTGAAA from Macrotis lagotis isolate mMagLag1 chromosome 2, bilby.v1.9.chrom.fasta, whole genome shotgun sequence includes these protein-coding regions:
- the TMT1A gene encoding thiol S-methyltransferase TMT1A produces the protein MAFAVSILRLAISTAVFPIFLLHFLGLWDWICKKLFPHFMVQFSKSYNKEMAAKKQELFGNLHEFAGSSGKLALMEVGCGTGANFKFYPPGCRITCIDPNPNFEQFLIESIAESRHLQFERFVVASGEDMHQIADNSMDVVVCTLVLCSVQNQEKVIQEVHRVLRPGGAFYFLEHVAAEPSTWNFFWQQVLRPSWFLMFDGCDLTKESWKPLEKANFSKLKLQHLQAPLSWKIVRPHILGYAMK